The Lepus europaeus isolate LE1 chromosome 5, mLepTim1.pri, whole genome shotgun sequence genome includes the window ttctccttctcactgtaactctgcctttttttttttttttttagatttatttcacttatttttattttatttttatttattttttttgacaggcagagttagacagtgagagagagacagagagacagagagaaaggtcttcctttttctgttgattcaccccctaaatggccactacggccggcgcactgcggccggtgcgctgcgccgatctgaagccaggagccaggtgtttcctcctggtctcccatgcgggtgcagggcccaagcacttgggccatcctccactgccctcccagggccacggcagagagctggactggaagaggagcaaccaggacagaatccggcgccccaacgggaactagaacccgggtgccagcgccgcaggcggaggaccagccaagtgagccgcagcactggcctattttattttaaagacagagttagagagagggggtaaagagagagagagaggtcttccatccgccgattcactccccaaatggccgcaatggctagagctgagctgatccgaagccaagaggtacagaggtccaaggacctgggtcatcctcctgtgcatacccaggccatagcagagagctggattggaagtggagcagccgggacttgaaccagcgtccatatgaaatgccagcactgcaggctgcgggctttaacccactgtgccaaagtgctAGCCCCTTTtaaatacaatgaataaatcttttttaaaagaatatttgttaGTCTTCTCCACGAAGCTGAAATGCTTTCAAAGAATcagaactgtggatgacaaaagacttgaaGTAGACATAGTTCGAACGATAAAACTCAGCAATTGACAAGGCGAGCCAGTTAGGTCGATTGCCTACAGCATTAAGAAAGCGCCTGAGGGTTTTACAAGATTTCTGTCCCTTTTTGGCTTCTAGGCCCGTGATAAGAAGGATGACCTCAAACATCTTTGAATAGCCTCTGGGGACAGTTTGGCAGACAGAACAAGAAAGGTCTGAGGAAAGATATTTTCCAAGGTGCTTACTAAATGGGAGGTAAAGTGACTGGGCTTGGGCCTTTGCTCTCTATGCAGGTAAGGAGGACCAAGAAAGAAAGGTGGGTCCAGAGACAGTAGTAagggcagagcaggtggcccCTGTGTACAAAAACACAGGAGCTAGGGTAGCTCTAGGGCTCTTTTGCAAGGTAAAAATCTTAACTCTTTTAAGACttaacaggccggcgctgcggctcaataggctaatcctccgcctagcggcgccggcacaccgggttctagtcccggtcggggcaccgatcctgtcctggttgcccctcttccaggccagctctctgctgtggccagggagtgcagtggaggatggcccaagcccttgggccctgcacccgcatgggagaccaggagaagcacctggctcctggcttcggatcagcgtggtgcgccggccgcggcggccgttagagagtgaaccaacggcaaaggaagaccttgctctctgtttctctctcactgtccactctgcctgtcaaaaataaaataaaataaaaataactcttaaaaaaaaaagacttaacttTCCCAAGCAGTCAGAACTTAACAAAGATAGCAGAGGACACAAGAGATTCCCGTAGATTGTGACAGAGTCAAGCTGAAGGACAGTATGGTAGCTAAGAGCTCTGTCAACGGACCAGACCTCCCATTCTGGAAGTTTCTATGGGGCTAGACAAAGGAAAACTAGATGCTGCCTTTCCAGGGTCTGGGGATTACACTGAtgccaatttttaaaaggtgGTCGTCTCATTCTTTGAAGTGGTGTGAGGCAAAAAACATCCCGACTAAGGGGCTGACCAGTGCAAACCCTTTCTGGGGTGCCCCCCCAGGAGGCAGACACTCTAAACGAGTGTCTGCTTCCATGGGGGTGACTTCTTCCTCTGTGCATTGCAATATATGCTTTTCCCCGCCAAGATCCCGACTTTCTGCACATCAGACAAGCAAACCCAGTTTGGGGATTATATAGACAACCCCTCTAGCTAGTTTTAGTGCTGCTctatgaaggacccttatgggggagagggacaggaaactaggcctgggcaaatatcaggggcttcttaagaggttagatgctacccagagcagaactgcccctcccctccaggaaacctctgggcgcgccccagagcagagctgcccctcccttcggagggtctctaggcgcacacttatgatgtcactgcgaccggccaatcctgtaacaccttagcactctccctcagcattctccggtatgctaattgtccctccgaaccaaccaatcccgtgccacctctgcattttataccagcactctccaccagcattcttcgccagcattctcccatatgctaacggtccctctgaactgaccaatcctatgcatgcgttaggaatatgctaattcgttgcctatataacctgtgtgaaactgccgctcaatgctcctcactgcctgaggtggggggcccgtttgtgcaaacgtacaataaatacctcatgctttttgcatcagctggtttggagtctgggtttttgggcgtcctctcgagcaagtgggcatctctgcaactgagaggtccaacatttttggcgcccaacgtggggctcgaggtcgccctcagacccattctctgcggaccagttggaggtataattaagtgttttctgtctgttgttgtcttcgtcttgagtattctgactggccagtatctgacctgactctgtgggaccagtgggggaggcaggcgtgcccagcaacccctggcccgttacccggaggacgctccgggttatgaggggaaaccctcggtctgttcccccggaagacgcactcggggtggtctggaggtgggtcggagactaagtctccctccttcccggggagggctggtcaggcagccgctcccaaaaatagcgcaatagcgttcgatttgtcctagccatgtgttttgtcttgcttactgtatatgtctgtgcaatggttgttctttttgtttgggctgaaatccttatACGcaagggtcaacaaataaccacccctttaagtctcactctagatcactggaaggacgttcgagaacgcgcgcgccacctctcagtggaggttaaaaagaaacaatgggcaagattctgttcctcagagtggccggccttcgaggtcggctggccaaggaacggcacttttaacctcgatattattttacagattaaggagcGCGTCTTTCGGCCAGGAtccgatggacaccctgatcaggtggcctacattaccacgtgggaggatctttcacgtaacccccctccctggatagaacccttcttcccgacggagcccatacggaccccgataccccctcctcctatcccggttgtaccaacctcctccctattccctctgaaggagattcgaggtccaaaacctgacaagccaccggttcttccggctgatcaggactttctgctccttgactctcccccaccctatcttcccagccaacctgctcccccgcaggaacccccactacaaccagagcgggatgtgcagccttctgcaccatcccctgattccacgagggaaggggaagaagtctcagcgccttccccgccctccagccgcctgcgcctccgtcgggggcaggcagggggctcgggaagcgtctggacttcgcaggcttttcctcttcgctcggtggctggccagatgcagtactggccattctctgcttccgatctttacaattggaaaacccataacccctctttctctcaagacccctaggctctgactgggctgatcgagtcaattttattgactcatcagcccacctgggatgattgtcagcagcttctgcagaccctcctcactactgaggaaaagcagcgcgtctacctcgaggcacggaaaaacgtccctggagcagatggccgaccgaccctactgccaaacgaaatcgaggaggcgtttcccttaacccgtcctgattgggactacaccaccgttgctggtagggagcgacttcgtctttaccgccaggttctccttgcgggtctcagaggggctggaaagcgccccaccaatttggccaaggtacgtgcagtagtgcagggggctgaggaaacgccggcaggcttccttaaaagattaatggaagcctaccgtatgtacaccccgtttgaccccctggcagaggaccggcagggagatgtaatcatgtcctttataggacagtcagcgccggacatccgcaataaattgcagcggctagaggggcttcagggatatactatacaagatttaatgaaggaggcagaaaggatttacaacaaaaaggatccacaaggagcaggaggaaagggaaggcctgcactggcctgagggaggctcgtaaatccccagaggcagttaaaactaaggtaaAACTtccaggtgtggcggcaacccctaaaagcccaacactgcctcaacgcactgcgcctccaattccgcccatgtggccacccctttatggttattcacctcccttaaatcgcccgccgccatcttgtaaacagcgtgcctacccaaccccatggccagtcctgctaggccccggcgtgcacagtcttccctgtaaatgggggaccatgcctttctctgcactctcttccagtcagtgtagcctgttgcacccttgcagaccacagccagatactctaggggagactagtccttgggctgcttttttcctctccatttacaattcaatgctgtcctcactaggaagaaaaaatgcctttggctaccactggccttacctaaaggaacaaaaaccttcatccattaaccctttccaacctaatgagtctttatttgcagttaatgaaactttttctccagcactacggaagcctctcattccctgccgttttgtttcagatgtgtttccctgtcctaaccAACGGGcttctatgctgatgaccagctcttttctgtgctgctgtagttaacttatctaagagtttgcacgtgtcttgaaggtttcgtgttttattggatttgtctgcctttaatgtttaagtgattacctaactctgatcagatctaccccacagctttggttaaaatattcaggttatacgtactagtttttggctaggcggttgactctctaacagtttaaattctcaaatggagtctaacaactttgggacttccagtaggatccctggaactctcaaaggatgggactctaaatttgttaaagtaacaactgtttaagtctatttaaattatgcagtgtgttaaaatattgtagatgatgtcggacctatgttgtattcgtgtttttgctttccagctaaggtggtcttacaagtttttatatgtccttaatatgctttaaacttgtttcttttacagatctgcttttgcaaaaactatagtgtctctttttaacagtgtctgcttagtgggttactctgccatttctaaagttaggtcatgtaagctctttttagctctgttaaatagttctaagttatgtgcggattttgtgtgctaactcttatgttcaaggtgtttatttctggtttccaaggtaatctagtgtgtactccaaaaaagcctcttttggatgagccttaatggactctttccctacctcttctctcttcttggactgcttcttgccctgcttttaatccttgctattggcccatgcataacgaataggcttaggcaacaagggtaagacaggttgaggttcattaccaaaggctgctagccacagagggctatgatcccctgaactggggaagcacccccggtgctctccacattgccaatgacgggtaagattccggatggaccggaacaacctaagacaggcggtggagaaagctcaccacgcccccataattacaagtcacgcgacaccccaagacgggtaaagcacccagcgtcctgcaccaacctaagacagggctcatggccaagctgcctgggttaccaatgacgggtaagggcaaggacggctgggggcaacctaagacagggaccgcgtgctaaaacaaaaagggggaatctgtggggcatgagcctggccaggccaggccaggccaggcccgggtgcccccgcccgagctggagccaagtaagatggcgcccagaggaagtaagatgggcggaatccaaagttgtttaccactaaaactaattggctgcgcaacaacaagggaggtaacaaaactagtaacaagtgtatagacatagggctagtcctataaaaatccccccccccaaggtgttttttaagtgattgattggtccttagccctgccccaatgactctgcagttttgtgttataaaaggtactattatgcagaaggtgactgagtccttgctagacttgactccccgctgcgtctgattgtctccgggaccaggaggctggggaacgggcgggcgagcggcacacttacctttcctcggacccagtccatccttgtacgggtggactgagacccaacatctggcgccttgaccaaattagcgttggagactggcgttaaagactgggtccaactcctccctatggtgttgttccgggtccgaaacacgccctctcattgcggactGACACCATGCGAGGTCCTttgtggagggcccccaccaatagcaggcttgcttgaccttgccagtgactccgttgccgatgcccctaggttacaggcccggttgagagcgctccagatcatccagaaccaggtctggaaacctcttgcagcagcctaccaacccaagacgacaattatcccacatcctttccaaatcggtgatgccgtgTATGTCCGAATCTaaaactctagagccccggtggcaaggccctttcactgtgctgttgacaactcccaccgctctcaaggtcgacggaatcgctgcgtgggtccacgcctcacacgtgaagcgagcaccacctccccagggccccgaggatccagatagaccagccaaatggaagctccagcgcactcagaacccgctcaagctaagactttcaaaaactgtttaatatttgtgatgtttctggcctttccccattgtttttccaatccccatgctccacaattgttaacgcgGGAAGTAATTTCccccacaggacgggtggcctggtctgttagtggttACATACCCCCAgggcatggtggcccaccttatacccgaacgtatgtcaactggttactgggttagatacctgggatgtacctgaccaaaataatttgacaaaaatccctaaaaatagtcttaactattggggcgtgtatggctcccagtccccagtcagtgggactcaacccagtccagcaagaacagagttccctccctccagtgaggcaggctctccccagaccaccccttttgccagccaccctttcgcctagcttggcaagtttaactccaaacccgggtgctgactcaacagtaccagtgtcaagcttcaaagatctccgaggtccaatagattttaggattaaaatctgtgcaaagagaaaaggagggaatgaaggacccttatgggggagagggacaggaaactaggcctgggcaaatatcaggggcttcttaagaggttagatgctacccagagcagaactgcccctcccctccaggaaacctctgggcgcgccccagagcagagctgcccctcccttcggagggtctctaggcgcacacttatgatgtcactgcgaccggccaatcctgtaacaccttagcactctccctcagcattctccggtatgctaattgtccctccgaaccaaccaatcccgtgccacctctgcattttataccagcactctccaccagcattcttcgccagcattctcccatatgctaacggtccctctgaactgaccaatcctatgcatgcgttaggaatatgctaattcgttgcctatataacctgtgtgaaactgccgctcaatgctcctcactgcctgaggtggggggcccgtttgtgcaaacgtacaataaatacctcatgctttttgcatcagctggtttggagtctgggtttttgggcgtcctctcgagcaagtgggcatctctgcaactgagaggtccaacactctACATCAGAAATTGGCTGTGGAGTGGTGAACTGGCCACCAATCTTGAAATCAGATGACTGCCTTTTAGTCCAATGGCTACTatgcactttctttctctctctctctttctctctctctctctctctctctttctctcttagttgaagaggcagagagagaagagagttcccatccattggtttgtcCCTCCAAATGCAATGGCTGTAGGAAGTAAGTGGTGGGCAGTAGGGCAgtacaaagctgggagctgggaactcaatccagggctcccttgtggatggcaggaaccaaccTCTggggccatccctgctgcctcccaggatccacattagcaggaagctgaagtaggGACCAGAGCTGGAGTTTCCATCCAATTGCTCCAACACGAGATGCAAATGTCCTGTGGAGGTCATCCAGGGAAAAAATCCCTAGCTAATGGCAATAAAAACTTCCCAGCTCCGCCCACAAAGACAAAGTACCTAACTGGGAAAACCCATCGGCCCCCAAGGAAACAAACTCTCCCTGAACCGAACTGAAAGGCGGCTGCCGATACAGGTATGTCGTTTGTGCGGCAGCAGTCGGCCTGTGGCTGTCCCGCCTgcgggctgctccatttctcctgTTCAATAAATCTaactctgctccctctctctgacgGCTCTGGCGAAGTCTTTCACCACCCACCACACCAGCCTCAATCAGTCACTCCCTGCAACAGTCCCAACCtgcatcttaaccacgaggcaAAAGGCCTGCTCCTAGCTCCCTAGCTGTGGACTCTTCATCGAATTACTTGCCTCCTCTGTCAAATGGGAACATAGACATCCACTCACAGGGctaatgtgaaaatgaaatcaaaatgcattaaaatgc containing:
- the LOC133760066 gene encoding LOW QUALITY PROTEIN: uncharacterized protein LOC133760066 (The sequence of the model RefSeq protein was modified relative to this genomic sequence to represent the inferred CDS: substituted 1 base at 1 genomic stop codon) codes for the protein MCFVLLTVYVCAMVVLFVWAEILIRKGQQITTPLSLTLDHWKDVRERARHLSVEVKKKQWARFCSSEWPAFEVGWPRNGTFNLDIILQIKERVFRPGSDGHPDQVAYITTWEDLSRNPPPWIEPFFPTEPIRTPIPPPPIPVVPTSSLFPLKEIRGPKPDKPPVLPADQDFLLLDSPPPYLPSQPAPPQEPPLQPERDVQPSAPSPDSTREGEEVSAPSPPSSRLRLRRGQAGGSGSVWTSQAFPLRSVAGQMQYWPFSASDLYNWKTHNPSFSQDPXALTGLIESILLTHQPTWDDCQQLLQTLLTTEEKQRVYLEARKNVPGADGRPTLLPNEIEEAFPLTRPDWDYTTVAGRERLRLYRQVLLAGLRGAGKRPTNLAKVRAVVQGAEETPAGFLKRLMEAYRMYTPFDPLAEDRQGDVIMSFIGQSAPDIRNKLQRLEGLQGYTIQDLMKEAERIYNKKDPQGAGGKGRPALA